One Rhea pennata isolate bPtePen1 chromosome 3, bPtePen1.pri, whole genome shotgun sequence DNA segment encodes these proteins:
- the CRLS1 gene encoding cardiolipin synthase (CMP-forming), giving the protein MLAAAWLGRGVWGLLGGAGRRRPGGGGARPLASRPGAEAEAAAAGRCHGNSGGFCLAAGWRAAPALRHPQRLLRAPQRPLRAPAAAAAWSLLRGGGGGGGGAGPRRAGSGGPPAPDSRGERSAAERYAELYENPWTIPNILSMARMGLAPVLGYLIVEENFNVALGVFVLAGITDLLDGFIARNWANQKSALGSALDPLADKILISVLYVSLTCANLIPVSLTSMIILRDVALIAAVFYVRYKTLSPPRTLSRYFNPCYATAQLKPTFISKMNTAVQLILVAASLAAPVFNYVDSIYLQTLWCITAFTTVSSAYSYYYYGRKTVQVINNK; this is encoded by the exons ATGTTGGCCGCCGCGTGGCTGGGCAGGGGGGTGTGGGGGCTgctcggcggcgcggggcggcggcggccgggcggcggcggagccaGGCCGCTGGCGAGCCGGCCCGGCGCCgaggccgaggcggcggcggccgggcgctgccaTGGCAACAGCGGCGGCTTCTGCCTGGCGGCGGGGtggcgcgcggcgcccgccctgCGTCACCCGCAACGGCTGCTGCgcgcgccccaacggccgctgcgcgcgcccgccgccgccgccgcctggaGCCTCCTGCGagggggaggaggcggcggcggcggggccgggccgcggcgggcggggagcggcggtCCCCCGGCGCCGGACTcccgcggggagcggagcgcggcggagcgCTACGCCGAGCTG TATGAAAACCCATGGACGATCCCAAATATCCTGTCGATGGCGAGGATGGGTTTGGCGCCGGTTTTAGGCTACCTGATTGTCGAAGAAAACTTCAACGTTGCACTCGGCGTCTTTGTTTTGGCTGGCATTACGGATTTG TTGGACGGATTTATCGCACGGAACTGGGCTAATCAGAAATCGGCTTTGGGGAGTGCTCTTGATCCTCTGGCTGACAAAATTCTCATCAGTGTGCTCTATGTAAGCCTAACTTGTGCAAATCTTATCCCAG tttcactcACTTCCATGATTATTCTGAGGGATGTAGCGctcattgctgctgttttttatGTGCGATACAAAACTCTTTCTCCACCG AGAACACTGAGTAGGTATTTTAACCCCTGTTATGCTACTGCCCAGTTAAAACCAACATTCATTAGCAAG aTGAACACTGCCGTTCAGCTAATTTTGGTGGCAGCTTCTTTAGCAGCTCCTGTTTTCAATTATGTGGACAGCATATATCTGCAGACATTATG GTGCATCACAGCTTTCACAACGGTATCGTCTGCATATAGCTATTACTACTATGGCCGAAAAACAGTTCAGGTGATAAATAAcaaatga